Proteins encoded within one genomic window of Romeriopsis navalis LEGE 11480:
- the tgt gene encoding tRNA guanosine(34) transglycosylase Tgt, whose amino-acid sequence MRVLNDFSFELQAQCPDTGARAGVFHTPHGIVETPRFMPVGTLANVKTVTPAHLKDAGAQMVLSNTYHLHLQPGEDIVAQAGGLHKFMAWPGPILTDSGGFQVFSLSDLRSITDEGVKFRSPRDGRMINITPEKSIEIQNALGADVIMAFDECAPPGVGRDAVEQAMDRTYGWLKRCISANQRQDQALFGIVQGGEYLDLRAEAARQLVDLDLPGYAIGGVSVGEAPEIIDQVVKHTAPLLPDNKLRYLMGVGSYREMARAIGHGIDVFDCVIPTRLARHGCALVDGERWNLKNARFREDFEMIDQGCPCYTCQNFSRAYISHLLRSQELLAYTLLSIHNITELIHFTQRIRQSILNGTFRQDFARWLDEPIH is encoded by the coding sequence GTGCGGGTTTTGAACGACTTCTCTTTTGAATTACAAGCACAGTGTCCGGATACAGGGGCACGGGCGGGTGTATTCCATACCCCACATGGCATTGTGGAAACACCACGCTTTATGCCAGTGGGTACATTAGCCAATGTCAAAACGGTGACTCCCGCGCATCTGAAGGATGCTGGAGCCCAGATGGTGCTATCAAATACCTACCATCTGCATTTACAACCGGGGGAAGATATCGTCGCCCAAGCCGGTGGCCTACACAAATTTATGGCGTGGCCGGGTCCGATTCTGACTGATTCCGGCGGATTTCAAGTCTTTAGTCTGAGCGATTTACGATCGATTACCGATGAGGGCGTCAAGTTTCGCTCACCGCGGGATGGCCGCATGATCAACATTACACCCGAGAAATCGATCGAGATTCAGAACGCCCTCGGGGCCGATGTGATTATGGCCTTTGATGAATGTGCCCCACCGGGCGTAGGCCGGGATGCGGTTGAACAAGCAATGGACCGTACCTATGGTTGGCTCAAACGCTGCATATCAGCAAATCAACGCCAAGATCAAGCACTATTTGGGATTGTCCAGGGCGGCGAGTATTTAGACTTAAGAGCCGAAGCCGCCAGACAATTAGTCGATTTAGATTTACCGGGCTACGCCATCGGTGGTGTCAGCGTCGGGGAGGCCCCAGAAATCATTGATCAAGTAGTCAAACACACGGCGCCGCTACTGCCAGATAACAAGCTGCGCTACTTAATGGGCGTCGGTAGCTACCGGGAAATGGCCCGGGCGATCGGCCATGGCATTGATGTGTTTGATTGCGTCATTCCTACCCGACTGGCGCGGCATGGCTGTGCCTTAGTGGACGGCGAACGCTGGAATCTGAAGAATGCCCGATTTCGCGAAGACTTCGAGATGATTGATCAAGGCTGTCCTTGCTACACCTGCCAAAATTTCAGCCGCGCCTACATCAGTCATTTGCTACGATCACAGGAACTTTTGGCCTATACGCTGTTGTCAATTCACAACATCACTGAATTAATTCATTTCACCCAACGGATTCGCCAAAGTATTCTCAACGGCACCTTTCGTCAGGACTTTGCGCGGTGGCTGGACGAACCGATTCACTAG
- the cobS gene encoding adenosylcobinamide-GDP ribazoletransferase → MLYLFRQLCQRPFARFNAAFLFYTALPLPQWWPVEFEGIAQFAPIVGLGMAGCLWIIWTGLTALGLSSGLVAVIVVAIWLRITGGLHLDGAMDAADGLAVMDPERRLAVMSDSRSGAFGVMAAIVILAGKTVALASLSQAHLWVLLAVCGWSRWGQLAAIVRYPYIKPQGKGAFHRATLTSPWQALPLFLGLFGLGFLPLCLGLSSVKLTFALTIGAGGISLCVGDWFNAKLGGQTGDTYGAIVEWSEVLILVLANVVLAIG, encoded by the coding sequence ATGCTTTATCTTTTCAGGCAACTTTGCCAAAGACCTTTTGCCCGATTTAATGCGGCTTTTCTCTTCTATACCGCTTTACCGTTGCCTCAGTGGTGGCCCGTTGAGTTTGAGGGGATTGCACAGTTTGCGCCGATCGTCGGTTTGGGGATGGCCGGCTGTCTATGGATCATCTGGACTGGTTTGACGGCTTTAGGTCTGTCGTCGGGTTTGGTGGCTGTGATCGTCGTGGCGATCTGGTTGCGAATTACCGGTGGCTTGCATTTAGATGGTGCGATGGATGCGGCCGATGGGTTAGCGGTGATGGACCCGGAGCGGCGGCTGGCGGTGATGTCGGATAGTCGATCGGGGGCGTTTGGGGTGATGGCAGCGATCGTCATTTTGGCGGGCAAAACCGTTGCTTTAGCCAGTCTGAGCCAAGCACATCTATGGGTTTTGCTGGCGGTCTGTGGGTGGAGCCGTTGGGGGCAACTGGCGGCGATTGTGCGTTATCCCTATATCAAACCTCAAGGGAAGGGGGCTTTTCATCGGGCGACTTTGACGTCCCCCTGGCAAGCCTTGCCGCTGTTTTTAGGACTATTTGGGCTGGGATTCTTGCCGTTATGTCTGGGGCTATCCAGTGTGAAATTAACCTTCGCGCTGACGATTGGGGCAGGTGGGATTTCGCTATGCGTCGGTGACTGGTTTAATGCGAAGTTGGGCGGTCAAACCGGTGATACCTATGGGGCGATCGTGGAATGGAGTGAAGTGCTGATTTTGGTGTTGGCCAATGTGGTATTGGCGATCGGGTAG
- a CDS encoding ion transporter — MAVPAAFREKLAFYFDDFDTATGRVINFLITGLILASCGIFVAQTYLLPTTIQSWLSWFDNGIFVVFTLEYLLRLWAAPKRTQHFLKLSSLIDLVVLLPFLLGTTTLGFLRIFRWLRILRLIRFFEQQTLFGVNREDGVIAVRILFTIFAIIFVYSGLIYQVEHGINPEQFGTFLDAVYYAVSSISTAGFGDINPISQLGRLLSILMMLTGLVLIPWQLGDLFKRFVKDRDRQQITCAHCTLSLHDHDARYCKACGNQLNLPKPQPQSHELPVSNRTFT, encoded by the coding sequence ATGGCTGTACCTGCTGCATTCCGGGAGAAGCTCGCATTTTATTTTGACGACTTTGATACAGCCACCGGTCGCGTCATCAATTTTTTGATCACGGGCTTAATCTTGGCCTCCTGCGGTATTTTTGTCGCACAAACTTATCTACTGCCCACGACGATACAGTCATGGTTAAGCTGGTTCGACAATGGAATTTTCGTGGTCTTTACCCTGGAATATCTCCTGCGGTTATGGGCTGCACCCAAACGCACTCAGCATTTTCTCAAACTCTCATCCCTGATCGATTTGGTCGTATTGCTCCCGTTTCTACTCGGCACGACCACCCTGGGATTTCTCAGAATTTTTCGCTGGCTTAGAATTCTGCGCTTAATTCGTTTCTTTGAGCAGCAGACTTTATTTGGTGTAAATCGTGAAGATGGGGTGATTGCGGTACGCATTTTATTCACGATTTTTGCGATTATCTTTGTCTACTCTGGCCTGATTTATCAGGTCGAACATGGCATTAACCCAGAACAATTTGGGACGTTTCTGGATGCTGTGTATTACGCTGTTTCCTCAATTTCGACGGCCGGCTTCGGTGACATCAACCCCATTTCCCAACTCGGACGTCTACTCTCTATCTTGATGATGTTAACGGGATTAGTGCTAATTCCGTGGCAACTCGGGGATTTATTCAAACGCTTTGTAAAAGACCGCGATCGGCAGCAAATCACCTGTGCGCATTGCACTTTAAGTCTGCACGATCATGACGCCCGCTACTGCAAAGCCTGCGGTAATCAATTAAATTTACCCAAACCACAGCCTCAATCGCATGAGTTACCCGTATCAAATCGTACATTCACTTAA
- a CDS encoding NDP-sugar synthase: MKAMILAAGKGTRVRPITYTIPKPMIPILQKPVMEFLLELLRQHGFDEIMVNVSHLANEIEGYFRDGQRFGVQIGYSFEGKIVDGELVGEAVGSAGGMKKIQDFAPFFDDTFIVLCGDALIDLDLTEAVRWHREKGSIATVIMKTVPQDEVPSYGVVVTDEDDKIKAFQEKPSVEEALSNNINTGIYIFEPEVLKYVPSGTEFDIGGELFPKLVEMDAPFYGLPMDFEWVDIGKVPDYWHAVRGVLKGEVKNVPVPGREVKPGVYAGLNVAVNWDKVNIEGPVYIGAMTKIEDGATIIGPSMIGPSCHICSGAVVDNSIVFDYSRLGPGVRLVDKLVFGRYCVDKTGATIDVQAAALDWLITDARHAMPNSPAMEHQAIAELLGVDNVEATSSSEATSSSEATNPSVASI; the protein is encoded by the coding sequence ATGAAAGCCATGATTCTGGCCGCGGGCAAAGGTACCAGGGTTCGTCCAATTACCTATACGATCCCGAAACCAATGATTCCGATTCTGCAAAAGCCAGTAATGGAATTTTTGCTCGAACTGCTTCGGCAACATGGATTTGACGAAATTATGGTAAATGTTAGCCACCTGGCTAACGAAATTGAAGGTTATTTCCGCGACGGTCAACGGTTTGGGGTCCAAATCGGCTACTCCTTCGAGGGTAAAATTGTTGACGGTGAGCTGGTGGGTGAAGCCGTTGGCTCCGCCGGTGGCATGAAGAAAATTCAGGACTTTGCCCCATTCTTCGATGACACATTCATCGTGCTCTGTGGTGATGCACTGATTGACCTTGACCTCACCGAAGCCGTCCGCTGGCACCGGGAAAAAGGGTCGATCGCGACTGTGATTATGAAAACGGTGCCCCAGGACGAAGTCCCGAGCTATGGCGTTGTTGTCACAGACGAAGATGACAAAATCAAAGCCTTCCAAGAAAAACCCAGCGTCGAAGAAGCCCTGAGCAACAACATCAACACAGGCATCTATATCTTCGAACCAGAAGTTCTAAAGTATGTGCCATCGGGTACAGAATTCGATATTGGTGGGGAGCTATTCCCAAAACTGGTCGAAATGGATGCACCATTCTACGGTTTACCGATGGACTTTGAGTGGGTGGACATCGGTAAAGTGCCCGACTATTGGCATGCAGTTCGGGGCGTCCTCAAAGGCGAAGTTAAAAATGTGCCGGTGCCGGGCCGTGAAGTTAAGCCAGGGGTTTATGCCGGTCTCAACGTTGCCGTCAACTGGGATAAAGTCAACATCGAAGGCCCCGTTTATATCGGTGCCATGACCAAGATCGAAGATGGCGCCACCATCATTGGCCCATCGATGATTGGTCCCAGCTGCCATATTTGCAGTGGCGCGGTCGTGGATAACAGCATTGTGTTCGATTATTCCCGCCTCGGCCCTGGCGTTCGCCTCGTCGACAAGCTGGTATTTGGTCGCTACTGTGTGGATAAAACTGGTGCCACAATTGACGTTCAGGCTGCAGCACTGGATTGGCTGATCACCGATGCCCGCCATGCGATGCCAAACTCACCAGCGATGGAACATCAGGCGATCGCGGAATTGCTCGGTGTCGACAACGTCGAAGCAACTAGTTCATCGGAAGCAACCAGTTCATCGGAAGCAACCAATCCATCTGTCGCTTCGATCTAA
- a CDS encoding segregation/condensation protein A: protein MAQSLARDAIAFMIDLAEKGEIDPWDVKVVDVIDRFLSELSPFTAVGRDNYANNLSQSGQAFLYASMLLLLKADSLTTPEPEPLTDDYLDDGLYDELPANVLPMNLDRSLRRRAVAQPPVRRRVTLKELINQLEVIASALEEDQPQRRKVRPKAQSRSQAVKVIAQLAHQENLTEMAVALEEFFVEYWTELSQGKEWIDFDLLVEFWKETKAAEFSDGQQLHGADPDTHERVGVFWALLLLASQSKVDLSQEEFYQDLRVRSLAAGLGEIDALAAIAVD from the coding sequence ATGGCGCAATCTTTAGCCCGCGATGCAATTGCCTTTATGATCGATCTTGCCGAAAAGGGCGAGATCGATCCGTGGGATGTAAAAGTGGTCGACGTCATCGATCGGTTTTTAAGCGAGCTATCCCCTTTCACAGCCGTGGGTCGCGACAACTACGCCAATAATCTGTCGCAATCGGGCCAGGCGTTCCTCTACGCCTCCATGTTGCTATTGCTCAAAGCCGATAGCCTGACAACTCCTGAACCTGAACCCCTGACCGACGACTATCTGGACGACGGACTCTACGACGAGTTACCGGCGAATGTCCTGCCCATGAATCTCGACCGATCGTTGCGTCGCCGTGCCGTGGCCCAACCACCGGTCCGCCGACGTGTCACCCTGAAAGAACTGATCAACCAGTTAGAAGTCATTGCCTCCGCCTTAGAAGAAGATCAACCCCAACGACGAAAAGTTCGGCCCAAAGCCCAATCCCGGTCCCAAGCGGTCAAAGTCATCGCCCAACTGGCACACCAGGAAAACCTCACTGAAATGGCCGTTGCCCTGGAAGAGTTTTTTGTCGAATATTGGACCGAGCTTTCCCAGGGTAAAGAATGGATTGATTTTGATCTGCTAGTCGAGTTTTGGAAGGAAACCAAGGCCGCTGAATTTTCTGACGGACAGCAGCTCCACGGTGCGGATCCCGATACCCACGAACGGGTCGGTGTATTTTGGGCCTTGTTGCTCCTGGCATCCCAATCAAAAGTAGATTTATCCCAGGAAGAATTTTATCAAGACCTGCGTGTACGGTCTTTAGCCGCTGGTTTAGGCGAAATTGATGCTTTAGCGGCGATCGCGGTGGACTAG
- a CDS encoding AI-2E family transporter, translating to MRKPTNRQLQRWLLLGLVPPIIGLNAYVLSQFFGFFQNLLQMIAISAILAFLLDYPVKLLRRFRVNHTLAVMLVFLVTTTILVVLGITLVPILIEQITQLANRLPQWFTESQKNLQGLDEWARSRNYNLDLQGFIGRSSDKINTQLEQQAQDIAKIGVDLALGTLSGFIDSIIVFVLTFYMLLYGKHLWRGLIKYLPNDIAVPLDESLKLNFNGFFLSQLLLAALMTIALIPFFFWLKVPFALLFTLLIGVAELIPLIGATLGIGIVFLLLLFQDAGMALQVGFVCVVLQQIRDNVVAPKLMGDIAGLNPIYVFIVLLIGLQYGGVLGAFLAVPIAGTIKGTFEAILAQRQALKQAPLLESLEESRLNPPVKGLRKESPEPNPE from the coding sequence ATGCGAAAACCTACCAACCGCCAACTGCAGCGTTGGCTACTGCTTGGCTTAGTCCCCCCGATTATTGGCCTGAATGCCTATGTGCTGAGCCAGTTTTTTGGGTTCTTTCAGAATCTGCTGCAAATGATCGCCATCTCGGCGATTTTGGCATTTCTGCTGGACTACCCGGTTAAGCTGCTACGGCGGTTCCGAGTCAATCACACCCTGGCCGTCATGTTGGTCTTTTTGGTGACGACCACGATTTTAGTGGTGCTGGGGATTACGCTCGTGCCGATTTTGATCGAGCAAATCACCCAACTAGCAAATCGCCTGCCACAATGGTTTACCGAAAGCCAGAAGAATCTCCAAGGGCTCGATGAATGGGCCCGCAGTCGCAACTACAACCTCGACCTGCAAGGGTTTATCGGTCGTAGCTCCGACAAAATCAATACCCAGCTTGAGCAACAGGCCCAAGACATTGCCAAGATTGGCGTGGATTTAGCCCTTGGCACCTTATCTGGTTTTATCGATAGCATTATTGTGTTTGTCCTCACGTTTTATATGCTGCTTTACGGCAAGCATCTGTGGCGGGGATTGATTAAGTACCTGCCCAACGATATTGCGGTACCCCTCGACGAATCGCTGAAACTCAACTTCAATGGCTTCTTCCTCAGTCAATTGCTCCTAGCGGCATTAATGACGATCGCCCTCATCCCCTTTTTCTTCTGGCTGAAGGTTCCTTTTGCACTCCTGTTTACATTGCTCATTGGCGTAGCGGAGTTGATTCCCTTAATCGGAGCAACGCTCGGCATTGGTATTGTCTTTCTCCTCCTGCTATTTCAAGATGCCGGCATGGCACTCCAAGTCGGCTTTGTCTGTGTCGTCTTGCAGCAAATTCGCGATAATGTCGTGGCCCCAAAACTGATGGGTGACATCGCTGGCCTCAATCCGATTTACGTATTTATCGTGCTGCTCATCGGGTTGCAATATGGCGGCGTCCTCGGCGCATTTCTGGCCGTGCCGATCGCCGGCACAATCAAGGGCACCTTTGAAGCCATTTTGGCCCAACGGCAGGCATTAAAACAGGCACCATTGCTCGAATCCCTTGAGGAATCGCGGCTGAATCCACCCGTTAAAGGCCTGCGCAAGGAATCGCCAGAACCAAATCCAGAGTAG
- a CDS encoding DUF3153 domain-containing protein gives MHFKAIALDSDLVKSVFAPFQQVFNQPFRHWRSAMLMLVLAVGLTGCLDSQTSIKFDSPHRGQVVQKIQLGSQLAAAQGWLNNLESQARKLDATVKRPSRQELAITIPFTNAKDLETKFNQLVSPPQGSTAQASGLPDIQAHLQVKTSNLLLLQRDKLIYDIDLTALGLQSDDGDVLFDAGSGLDLNFGVTGPWGAGGPASQKQAGQSIWSLKPGQPNHIEATVWMPSPIGLGAAFIVGLVAAGTYYNRNQAT, from the coding sequence ATGCATTTCAAAGCCATCGCTCTTGATTCGGATTTAGTCAAATCGGTTTTCGCACCGTTCCAACAAGTCTTTAATCAGCCATTTCGACATTGGCGATCGGCGATGCTGATGCTCGTTTTGGCAGTTGGCTTAACTGGCTGTCTTGATTCTCAGACCAGCATCAAGTTTGACAGTCCGCATCGCGGACAAGTAGTACAAAAAATTCAACTCGGTAGTCAACTGGCAGCGGCCCAAGGCTGGCTGAATAATCTCGAAAGCCAAGCTCGTAAACTCGACGCCACCGTCAAGCGGCCATCGCGACAAGAACTAGCAATCACAATTCCGTTCACTAACGCCAAAGATCTCGAGACCAAATTTAACCAACTGGTCAGCCCGCCCCAAGGGAGCACGGCACAAGCCAGTGGTTTACCCGATATTCAGGCGCACTTACAGGTCAAAACCAGTAATCTCCTGCTATTACAGCGGGATAAATTAATTTACGATATCGACCTAACGGCGCTCGGATTACAATCGGACGATGGTGATGTCTTATTCGATGCGGGTAGCGGTCTTGATCTCAACTTCGGGGTCACGGGCCCTTGGGGCGCCGGTGGCCCAGCTAGTCAAAAACAAGCCGGACAATCCATTTGGTCCCTCAAACCAGGACAGCCAAATCACATCGAAGCGACCGTATGGATGCCCAGTCCGATTGGACTAGGTGCAGCCTTCATTGTGGGCCTGGTTGCCGCTGGCACCTATTACAATCGCAACCAAGCCACATAG